The sequence TGACACAAGTTCATTTACTTGTTTTCTCTAGCTTGTTTCTTTCATAACAGTTGCAAAATACTTTGTATTTGAATCACCCAGTTTGATCCACTTAGTTCTTGCTTTCTTCCTTAATACACTTTCTTCAATAAGAGACCATTTTTCTAAATTCTGCAACAACCTTTTCTCTTCTTCAATTGGGAAGTCATTGTATGTTGTATTGATCTTCTGTTGTACCTCCTCTAAGCTTATTTTGATATGCTCAATCTTCATAGTGATAGTTCTAAAGTGTTCAGTATTTAGGGTCCTGAACAAAGGTCTTAGTTCCTTCAGTTTTACCCAGATGTTCTTCATTTTTCCCATAGTATATGATTGATTCCATACTCTTTCTACAATGGATATAAAGATGTCATGATCTGCCCACATATTAAAGAATCTGAAAGGTGTTTTACCAGGTTTAGGAGCTGAATGAAGAGTAATCACCATTGGACTATGATCAGATATGAATGGTAATCGATACTCAGTAATCACATGATCCCATTGCATCATCCACTCATAATTACCAAAAGCTCTGTCAATTCTGCTGCTGATCATTTCTGCATCAGATTGCTTATTAGACCATGTATAGTAATCACCTGTCCATGATAGCTCATTCAAATTTAGAGTAGTTACACAATCAGCAAAGTCCTGCACTTTTGTGTAAGTAATAGGATTGACCATCATCCTATCATTAGTATATAGCACTGTATTGAAGTCCCCACATAACAACCATGGTTTTGTGATTCCTGCTGCAATGCTCTTCAAGCCACTCCATAACTGCTTCCTTTGTTCTATAGTATTGTATCCATATATAGTTGTAACTGCACAATCAACTATCCCCACCCTATCTTGTACCAGACAGTGTATAAATTGAGCTACAACACTTAGGATAGTAACATTGTACCACTGAGGATCACAGGCAAGCCATATCCTCCCATTTGAAGCATCTTGATAGTTGGTAGCATAGTTCTATCCTGGAATTATTTTGTTATAATTCTGCTAGCATTATGTTCCTTAACTCTTATTTCCACTATAATTGCTAATTTTATTCTTTGGCTACTAATGTATTTTTTTAACTCTTTTTGCTTATACCTCTTATTCACCCCTctaatattccaaaatagccactTCATCAGTATGTCATTCTGCCTCTCCCCTTATCAGGGGGTACATTGCTAGTACACCATGATCCCTTGTTCAAGGGCTCAAAGGAGTTCCTCATAGTAATAACTGATAAAGCTGGAAAGTTTACCATATCCAGCTCAATTCTGTTCTCTATAGCTTTGCCTTTGTCCACTGTTCTTTCCACTATACACTATTGTTGGAAGGGATTTTGCATAGTATTCTCCGGAACATTTGTCTGATCCTTCATTTGCTGTATTTTCTCAATGTCTACATCTTCTACTTGACCAGGTTTTTGTGGTACAAGTTGTTGTAAGCTAGTCTCCTCTGCTCGCTTAGTTTGATTAATAGCTTCTTTTACTGGTCCTTTTGATCTCCATTCCATAGTGactttctttgtttctcttctcTTACCTTGCTGCTTATCTTGTTGcttatattgttgttgttctaCACCACATCTGCGTCCAACCACTAAACATTTCTGGTAAAATTCAGGTTTCCAGTCTTACCTAACTACCTGTAGAAATGTCCTTCCATTAGGATCCATGATTGTTATCTCTGTAGGCAATTCTCTTGTAATATTCACTTCTATCATCATCCTTGCAAAGGATactctcattttctttccagtaCATTCATCTGCATAGATTGGAGTACCTATTGCACTAGCCACTCTACTCAAAGAGTCATGACCCCAGCAGTTCATAAGAAGGTTAGGAAATTAAACCCATAGAGGAATTTCAGTGGGGAACTCCTTATTGAAATCAAACTCTGGTGTCCATGGCTTCAATATGATAGGTCTATTGTTAAAGGTGTAAGGCCCAGAATAGAAAATTTCTTTCATGTCATCAATAGTTTGAAATTTGATAATATAGTACCCTTCCTCATGTAAATACAGATCTGGTTCATCCACATTCGCCAAATTGACCCCAATGAACCTCCTCATAGAATTCTATCCTGGAGATTCCCCAATTATGTATGCTATTATCGCACTCTTCCATTTCTTTGTTTCCAGATCTACCTCATTTTTGTCTAATTGAACCACAACTTGGCCATCTATGAGTTGTGGGGGCATGTAAGCCAGAGACCTACCATTTTCAACTGCTTGATTCCTCTGAAATAGATTTTTCCATGCTTTCCCCTGCTTATTAGCTTCTTCGTTAGGTTGACTATTCTCCATTGTCACCCCTTCACTAGCTGCATGTACAGATTTCACTGTTCCATTGGCTGAGCTAGCAATTTCCTTGCTTGCATGTTGTATATGTACCTCTACAGAGCTGCTAGCCGTCTCCGGGGTACTTAGATCTAGTTTCTTCTTCACTTTCGAACCCATCGACGAAGATCCAGTTTCACCGCTTGCTCCTTGTACTGCCTCTAGTGTAACTTATTTGTCTTGCAAGTTTTCCTCAGCTTGAATTTGAACTCCCACAAAGCTACCATAGATAGTTATGGGGATCTTCCCAGACCTTCCTCAACTCCTTCACATCCCTTACCTCTGCCATTCGCCATGAAAAACACCAGCAGCGCACGTTAACTATCATGTGCCGAGAGCATGAGGGAAGAGAGATAAATTATGCGTATTTTTTATCTTGATCTtgcttatttgtatttttgtgatattgtgCAACTGAGATAGTGCACATTCTTGAGTGTGGGGTGAGGTGTCTAATTTTTTTTGGCATGTGCTTAATTGCTAGTGATACATTTTAATTGCATGATCATACTTACAACCATTATAATTGTATAATTGTAGTAGTTTTCTTTAGTGGCTTACTCCCAAGTTTTTTTAAACTGCGGTTCTTTCCCGGGGATGCCATTTTCTTGAATCAGTATTCTTAGACAGATTTTTTAAGCTTTGTAAATAAATTTGTGAACTTTTCTCGACGACGAatttcctagacagttttcttgaagGACTAATGTCTAAAGGAAAATATAAAaagatttttttctctttcttctctccttTATTCTTTTCTTGTTGAACTGATAATGGAATTGGAAGAGCTTGAGTAATCTatgattttgacatgttttatatCGGGCTTAGGTTTGGAGCATTTTAACTAAGTACTTTCTTCATGATCTTTGCTATTACATGCCTTGAAAATATGTATGACTTTCTTTTGAAACTAGGGCTCATCTTTTGACTCTTGTAACTAATTTTTGTGTACTTAAATTTTATGATGACTATGAATGTTGCTTTAACTTGAGAGTGGGGCCTGAGCCGTCCTGAGTGAGTCATGTGCATTGTGTGAggtgagattttagttgtaataTGTGTCATCCAttattagtctagaacttgcttGTGTGTGAGTCGAAGCGAAATGATTAAGTCTTATAAGTTTAGGAAATGATATAGGCCTTTCTTGATTGACCCTTGAGCCTATTTGCCTACCAGTGATAACACTGATAACACTATTTGTAGTCATCTCTTTCGAGCATGTAGACATTTTTCTTTGGCATCCACATTACGAGGTAGTCCTTATTTTGTGTAAATCGTATCTTGTTCACCCTTTACCTCTGAAACTGCTTAAGTCAATGAAAGAGTAATGAAATAGATTGGATAGATTTTGAGTggaaatgtaacgacccgaccggtcgttttgagctctagcgcatcgttcagcagtttgatgccatgagcagcttcacttcaggtattatgacttgtacgcgtggtcggaattgaatttcggaaagttcagagttgatttggaaagagaattctcatttcggaagctttaagttgaaataattgattaatattggatttttgagtaaacaacctcgaaattgggattcaaaggttccaacaagttcgtatgatgatttcggacttgggcgtatgtccggatcgggttttggaagagcCGGGAAcgttttggcacctattgtggaagttggcatttttgaaggaatttcataagttcgggttgaagtgcatttcagtgttaccgatgtccgtttgggattccgagtctggaaatagctctgtatcgtgattctggtattgggagcgcgatcggaagtgaattcggaggtctgtaggtcattttggagtcatttggctaaagataaaaatttgaaggtttttgggacgtttgaccaagagttgactttttgatatcggggttggattttgattttggaagttggagtaggtctgtaatgtcgaatatgacttgtgtgcaaaatttaaggtcaatcagacgtgatttaacgagtttcggcatcgaatgtagaagtttgaaatttcaaagttcataaagtttggattggagtacgattcatgatttcgacgttgtttgatgtattttgaggcctcgagcaggtccgcgttaagttatgggactggtttgtgtgattggatggggtcccggggggggCTCGCGTGTGATCCGGGATAGCTTCGAAGTGATTTGCTAAGAAATAGGATTGCTGGTATTGGTATGATTGCAATTGCGATGcattggtcgcaaatgcaacctcgcatttgcgagcctgggCTTCTAGGggaaagttcgcatttgcgaacgaaGGATCGATTTAGCGAGGCtgtcaccttcgcatttgcgaagaattttGTCGCAAGTGCGACCAGGGCAGGGTGGGATAGGCTTCGCATTTATGATGCAattgttgcaaatgcgacatcgcaTTTACGAGccggatgtcgcaaatgcgacatctgcgactggaACTCAAGGCTTTTTATCCCGAGACTTAACCCATTTCCCACTGGGCCTTAgacgatttttgagagcatttgaggagggattccatcatcatcaaagaggtaagtaatttctacatatcataagttaaatacatagattatgggtagattaacatatGAAAATTAGGGGAAATCAAGggttttagatgaaaaacctagaatttggtaaaaacaagatttaaccatgaaatttgttagggaatggagtaaaaataatatattcttgatccttaggttatgggtaacaattttcttcaaaaatttccggaatccgggcacgtgggcccgcggatgaattttaggaaccttgcatttagggttgggaaattggtttaataattagaatatgaacgTTTGGGCATCTATTGACTAACTCTtaccctatttgaatagttttggatcgttcggctccgaattggaggtttgagcgcgttcttaAATCGGAATAtaggcttcggagcgaggtgagtctcctttctaaccttgtaagaaggaattgtccccataggtgaaataattggttatgcgctcctatttgtaggggctacgtatgcacgaggtgactagagtccgtgcatagctactattatgtgtaagtccgggtagtctaggacctaaaagcatgctatacttggaatatttgtaatcttatggacagtttgaattgcttaaatcacatcgaattagtaaatgaatttctagaAAAAGGATTTAACTTCAGTTTCTTAAATTGTTagaagagaattggcttttctttggataattgttccctgttgacttcttgattgactgtctaTGTGTGTTTAATTTCGGcacaggccgaacgcctcggtagattaaatggatgcatctatggtttgcgtcaTTCGACTCTCTGGCAGTGCTccatttaaatattgttggatcgggtcgtacgtcctcggcataatttgtgcatgcttgtattgcttgccttgggatttatagatgttgatatttgctctcctgacttgagataaatgtataaatgatgaaaaaaaattaatatgaaaatctcctattaatgaaagaaTTGCTTACCTGCttcatgctattgagttacaGTCATCTTTATGAAAATCCACGATTTACTACATTATTGGTATattgttattggaccactagtaagtgtcgaagtcagcctctcgtctctacttcttcgagattagacaggatacttgctgagtacacgttattttcgtactcatgctacac is a genomic window of Nicotiana tabacum cultivar K326 chromosome 16, ASM71507v2, whole genome shotgun sequence containing:
- the LOC142170319 gene encoding uncharacterized protein LOC142170319, translated to MRVSFARMMIEVNITRELPTEITIMDPNGRTFLQVVRCGVEQQQYKQQDKQQGKRRETKKVTMEWRSKGPVKEAINQTKRAEETSLQQLVPQKPGQVEDVDIEKIQQMKDQTNNYATNYQDASNGRIWLACDPQWYNVTILSVVAQFIHCLVQDRVGIVDCAVTTIYGYNTIEQRKQLWSGLKSIAAGITKPWLLCGDFNTVLYTNDRMMVNPITYTKVQDFADCVTTLNLNELSWTGDYYTWSNKQSDAEMISSRIDRAFGNYEWMMQWDHVITEYRLPFISDHSPMVITLHSAPKPGKTPFRFFNMWADHDIFISIVERVWNQSYTMGKMKNIWVKLKELRPLFRTLNTEHFRTITMKIEHIKISLEEVQQKINTTYNDFPIEEEKRLLQNLEKWSLIEESVLRKKARTKWIKLGDKLTHPESIKQEVVEFYKSLMGSVAHSLSPINKVIMNNGPILSQQQKLALCAEKAWMIIKDEVNQSIKEFFSTGKLYKAKLISKVLAGRIQQVIASVISEAQAGFIPGRRIIDNIILAHELVKGYTRKNISARCMIKIDLQKLMIQLNGDFWSKL